Proteins from a single region of Centropristis striata isolate RG_2023a ecotype Rhode Island chromosome 9, C.striata_1.0, whole genome shotgun sequence:
- the mfsd8l1 gene encoding major facilitator superfamily domain-containing protein 8: protein MDNRRKKKLTYATIGLIFLLSGVEYAVILPTIWRYLQTLDAAPYFLGLALSAFSFSGLLSGPLFGHLSDKTRTTKKIILFANLFEIIGNFMYFMGFSKWLLLSSRLVAGIGTGAGSSIFGFLTRSTAPEDRATAFAAVMACRQAGLLIGPAFNIFLRLCDFRLGPFVVNKYTAPGLFMCLLWTLLQVAVIFMYWDLPQLEKGKVRENSTSQRREEEEEIEGGPVEEDNEEEKPLMCSQELGGSYGSLVTSSQTRIDSSAASHATLDRISPPPSPVPPEPQESSSPFKNFSISREFLREEVVVLLAAQFITLFNQTALETMVTPMTQKYFGYGELENSVMYCLCGVEVIAGFLFVRWLSQRFAERVVLAIGLAICNISGVWCLIFLANPLGGFPWQLTEFIIGVFLQVWGLPFVAVAQVSLFSKVTAEKTQGFSQGVRRSVGGLATILGPLWAGGLTENLYIMMGVMMALLALLTMMLAFSYDRLVAPAVEEQVDDSDN from the exons CTGTAATCTTGCCCACAATATGGAGGTACTTGCAGACTTTGGATGCAGCACCGTACTTCCTGGGTCTGGCCCTGTCTGCATTCAGCTTCAGTGGCCTCCTGTCAGGTCCGCTGTTCGGTCACTTGTCTGACAAAACACGGACCACCAAAAAGATCATCTTGTTTGCCAATTTATTTGAGATAATTG GTAATTTCATGTACTTTATGGGCTTCTCCAAGTGGCTGTTACTGTCAAGCAGACTGGTGGCAG GTATTGGCACAGGTGCTGGCTCATCTATCTTCGGCTTCCTGACCAGAAGCACGGCCCCTGAGGACCGCGCCACTGCATTTGCTGCTGTCATGGCATGCCGACAAGCTGGCCTTCTTATTG gtCCAGCATTTAACATCTTCCTGAGGCTGTGTGATTTCCGCCTTGgtccttttgtggtcaataAATATACTGCGCCTGGG TTGTTCATGTGCCTGCTCTGGACTCTTCTTCAAGTGGCAGTGATCTTCATGTACTGGGACCTACCACAACTAGAGAAGGGGAAGGTCAGGGAGAACTCGACAAGCcagaggagggaagaggaggaggagatcgaGGGTGGGCCTGTGGAAGAGGACAATGAGGAGGAAAAGCCGCTAATGTGCTCCCAGGAGCTGGGGGGGTCCTACGGCTCATTGGTCACATCGAGCCAGACCAGGATCGACAGCTCTGCTGCTTCACATGCCACGCTGGATCGTATCTCTCCACCTCCCTCTCCCGTGCCACCAGAGCCCCAAGAGTCCTCCAGCCCCTTTAAGAATTTCAGCATTTCTCGAG AGTTCCTGAGAGAAGAGGTGGTCGTGCTGCTGGCTGCTCAGTTCATCACCCTCTTCAATCAGACAGCGCTGGAG ACCATGGTGACCCCGATGACCCAGAAGTACTTTGGCTACGGGGAGCTGGAGAACAGCGTGATGTACTGTCTCTGCGGTGTGGAGGTGATCGCTGGCTTCCTGTTTGTGCGCTGGCTGAGTCAGCGTTTTGCTGAGCGAGTGGTGCTGGCCATCGGTCTGGCCATCTGCAACATCTCTGGTGTCTGGTGCCTCATCTTCCTTGCTAACCCACTAG gtgGTTTCCCTTGGCAGCTCACTGAGTTCATCATTGGGGTGTTTCTGCAGGTTTGGGGTTTACCATTTGTAGCTGTGGCTCAGGTGTCCCTCTTCTCCAAAGTTACTGCTGAGAAAACACAAG GTTTCAGTCAGGGAGTGCGGCGCTCAGTGGGCGGTCTCGCTACCATCCTGGGCCCTCTGTGGGCTGGCGGTCTTACGGAGAACTTGTACATCATGATGGGGGTGATGATGGCGCTGCTGGCACTTCTAACG